The DNA sequence TAGAAAACACTTCTACGTGACAGACAAGGTAACCTGGCAAAGTGCACAGACGTACTGCAGAGAGCATTATGATGATTTGTCCACTATTACCCAACTAGAGGCAGAGGAGCTCGCCAATAATACAGAGGTCAATGAGAACGAATTTTGGATTGGACTATACCAAAATCCTGCAAATATGTCAGAATGGATTTGGTCTGGAGGTGAGAAACAACCAGTTGAAAACTGGGACAATTCTGAACCAAATTCAGAATCGGAGAATTGCGCTGCTGAAAGAAAATATAATTCCAAGCTGAACAATGCTGTGTGCAATCTGAATCATTCATTTTATTGTATGAAGACCTCTAAACTGATCCTGGTGAATGAGAATAAGACATGGGAAGAGGCTCTGGAGTACTGCAGACAAAACTACGTTGATCTCATCACAATCGACTCTGGGAGTAATATGGCAGAGGTGATAAAAAACACCATGACATCACAGACGGCTTATGTATGGACTGGGCTACGATTTTTAGCTGGACATTGGTTCTGGGTCAGTGGGAAAGATGTTGCATATAAAGCCTGGTCTGCGGCCGTAGAGCCCCAGTGCCCTGCCAAAAATATCCAGTGTGGAGCAGTGGATATAGGAAATAAGGTTTGGAAACCTACAGACTGTGAGAAGAAATTAAACTTTGTCTGTATTTAGAATTAAATAAACTCTTTGAAATATATCAAGTCCAGTcatcttaaaaacaaatgtacatGATTTGTAAGCATACAATGTATGATTGTAGATAATGTATAATGTTATTGAATTTAAAAGATTTTTCATACTGTATAGAAtgtcttataaaaacattaaatattgatataCCAAACTATTTTGTTTTATACCAAAACTAATATCTCAGATTTCTTTCTTTCATATCCTGACATTTCAAACTCTTAAAACTTTTGTCTGACTTGCACAAAATGTAGTTCTAATTATAGACAATGTAGGTATATAGATTATAAATGGTCCAGAGATTTAGTCCACTGATTATTTCAGATTCAAAATTCTCCTTGCGCTCATGGTGATGGGTGACTTTACATGAAAGCTTGAGTTTATATCTTAAGTCAGCTTACATTAGGACTGGAAGGAACCTACCTTAGATCCTCACGTGCAGAATATTTTATagtgtttttttatcatttatttacataatcatttTATAGTCATTAGTTATCcatataattgtttatttgattatttaatattattttatcattataaattttattattaacatttttgttattacattattgtttttcattaatttattcattattcattcattattatatttctatattttattatattattcattcattcattgtattttttatgaataatttCATGGTGGTTCAGTCTCACATTTTTCAAGagctgttctgtctgtgtgtaaacacagatagataaagagaatgtttatggAAGCCCAAGGTCTAAGGGATGTTGC is a window from the Misgurnus anguillicaudatus chromosome 21, ASM2758022v2, whole genome shotgun sequence genome containing:
- the LOC141353305 gene encoding macrophage mannose receptor 1-like, whose product is MKATVSVYLFLCLCGLSSSLLRKHFYVTDKVTWQSAQTYCREHYDDLSTITQLEAEELANNTEVNENEFWIGLYQNPANMSEWIWSGGEKQPVENWDNSEPNSESENCAAERKYNSKLNNAVCNLNHSFYCMKTSKLILVNENKTWEEALEYCRQNYVDLITIDSGSNMAEVIKNTMTSQTAYVWTGLRFLAGHWFWVSGKDVAYKAWSAAVEPQCPAKNIQCGAVDIGNKVWKPTDCEKKLNFVCI